A genomic region of Bubalus kerabau isolate K-KA32 ecotype Philippines breed swamp buffalo chromosome 10, PCC_UOA_SB_1v2, whole genome shotgun sequence contains the following coding sequences:
- the TMEM229B gene encoding transmembrane protein 229B isoform X2, which translates to MASAEPLTALSRWYLYAIHGYFCEVMFTAAWEFVVNFNWKFPGVTSVWALFIYGTSILIVERMYLRLRGRCPLLVRCLIYTLWTYLWEFTTGFILRQFNACPWDYSQFDFDFMGLITLEYAVPWFCGALIVEQFVIRNTLRLRFDKDAEPGEPSGALALANGHVKTD; encoded by the coding sequence ATGGCTTCCGCCGAGCCCCTGACGGCGCTGTCCCGCTGGTACCTGTACGCCATCCATGGCTATTTCTGCGAGGTGATGTTCACGGCGGCCTGGGAGTTCGTGGTGAACTTTAACTGGAAGTTCCCGGGGGTCACGAGCGTGTGGGCGCTCTTCATCTACGGCACGTCCATCCTCATCGTGGAGCGCATGTACCTGCGCCTGCGTGGCCGCTGCCCGCTGCTGGTGCGCTGCCTCATCTACACGCTCTGGACCTACCTGTGGGAGTTCACCACCGGCTTCATCCTGCGCCAGTTCAACGCCTGCCCCTGGGACTACTCCCAGTTCGACTTTGACTTCATGGGCCTCATCACCCTGGAGTACGCTGTGCCCTGGTTCTGCGGGGCCCTCATCGTGGAGCAGTTCGTCATCCGCAACACCCTCCGCCTCCGCTTCGACAAGGATGCCGAGCCCGGGGAGCCCAGCGGGGCCCTGGCCCTGGCCAATGGCCACGTCAAGACTGActga